A part of Nerophis lumbriciformis linkage group LG25, RoL_Nlum_v2.1, whole genome shotgun sequence genomic DNA contains:
- the mrpl45 gene encoding large ribosomal subunit protein mL45 has protein sequence MAVPLTRTLAAFQRATWSSLKAVETSVGVRRHPLPLVVPVRTKKRYFIPPAVSLKSKKVSPVNLESKAQAAGVVFRQQYVERPINISCTAGTFDPYVPPEGDARLSSLSREGLKQRTEQLRQSAASQLAIRKIKELDPQFSSKGFAERAQEIFIEAHCALCTFNKEKLHSLVTERCYPEMTRGNRYKTLRWRFVESLEPPKVVQARCPDMVTKGNLYGQVTVRMHSRQTLAIYDRFGRLMLGSEEQPKDVLEYLVLERHLVNPYGLWRLHGKIVPSWAPAKDPIIKTVALPGPDLKPGEEFDALAYQVPKVEAVQWSK, from the exons ATGGCGGTGCCCCTGACGAGGACGCTTGCGGCTTTCCAGCGGGCGACATGGAGCAGCTTAAAG GCTGTGGAAACCTCAGTGGGTGTGCGGCGGCACCCTCTGCCACTTGTAGTGCCCGTGAGGACCAAGAAGCGCTACTTCATCCCCCCGGCGGTGAGCCTGAAAAGCAAGAAGGTAAGCCCGGTAAACCTGGAGTCCAAGGCCCAGGCGGCAGGCGTCGTGTTCCGACAGCAGTACGTGGAGAGGCCCATCAACATCTCCTGCACAG CGGGAACCTTTGACCCCTACGTCCCTCCAGAGGGCGACGCTCGTCTGTCGTCTCTGTCCAGAGAAGGCTTGAAGCAGCGCACCGAGCAGCTACGACAGAGCGCCGCCTCTCAGCTGGC GATACGCAAGATCAAAGAGTTGGACCCTCAATTTTCCTCGAAGGGGTTCGCCGAGCGAGCCCAAGAAATCTTCATCGAAGCTCACTGCGCACTGTGCAC GTTCAACAAAGAGAAACTTCACTCGCTGGTGACGGAGCGATGTTACCCC GAGATGACCCGGGGCAACCGCTACAAGACCCTGCGCTGGCGCTTTGTGGAGTCCCTGGAGCCCCCCAAGGTGGTCCAAGCCCGCTGCCCCGACATGGTGACCAAGGGCAACCTGTACGGCCAGGTGACGGTGCGCATGCACTCCCGACAG ACTCTGGCCATCTACGACCGCTTTGGAAGGTTGATGTTGGGCAGCGAGGAGCAGCCGAAGGACGTCTTGGAGTATTTGGTCCTCGAGCGCCACTTAGTCAACCCCTACGGCCTATGGCGGCTCCATGGAAAGATTGTGCCGTCCTGGGCCCCCGCCAAGGACCCCATCATCAAG ACCGTAGCGCTCCCGGGTCCAGACCTAAAGCCTGGAGAGGAATTTGATGCCCTCGCCTATCAAGTTCCCAAAGTGGAGGCAGTGCAGTGGTCTAAATGA